A genomic segment from Truepera sp. encodes:
- a CDS encoding ABC transporter substrate-binding protein, translating into MRSLKLLLIAAVALFGTAFAQQGRLELAVDQAPVGLDPHVVTAFSSFAVIGQIYDGLLEVNAGLVLEPALATSWTVSDDGLTYVFQLRDGVKFHNGRTMTAEDVVYSFDRIMNPETGSPQASRFNEVASLVATGPLEVTFTLKEPFAPFLSNLTNLTVVPREVVEANGGSLQQAAVGTGPFMLKEIVPDTYVLLVANPDYYRPGQPKLAELRYNVVPEASTRAAGMRTGTYNLIPDVDPATAETLKNARGVTLMGVQDLAYTLLGLNVSRAPFNDPLVREAINYAIDRDEIVDAVYFGNAVPGGPLSPGLEEWATPVSNFPCYATNPDKARELLAQAGYPNGFDADLITFGTIQVVSDVAQVVQAQLATVGIRLKVNVAEFGAFVQAWRNSDFDTFVSLNGGSTDPDGYLYRTFVTGGSTNVFKFSDPSVDELLKLGRTTTDHAERVNIYDHLQKRLACTGPIAHIAYGTLFSAVSDNVVGFQQLPTRGLRYLREVELR; encoded by the coding sequence ATGCGCTCACTAAAGCTCCTCCTCATCGCTGCCGTGGCCCTCTTCGGCACGGCCTTCGCCCAACAGGGCCGGCTCGAGCTGGCCGTGGATCAGGCGCCGGTCGGCCTCGACCCTCACGTCGTAACGGCTTTCTCCTCGTTCGCGGTCATCGGCCAGATCTACGACGGCCTGCTCGAAGTGAACGCCGGGCTCGTGCTGGAACCGGCGCTCGCCACCTCCTGGACCGTCTCGGACGACGGCCTCACCTACGTCTTCCAGCTCAGGGACGGCGTCAAGTTCCATAACGGCCGCACCATGACCGCCGAGGACGTCGTCTACTCCTTCGACCGCATCATGAATCCCGAGACGGGTTCGCCGCAGGCCAGCCGCTTCAACGAGGTCGCGTCGCTCGTGGCCACGGGCCCGCTGGAAGTGACCTTCACCCTCAAGGAGCCGTTCGCGCCGTTCCTATCGAACCTCACCAACCTGACCGTCGTTCCGCGCGAGGTCGTAGAGGCCAACGGCGGCAGCCTGCAGCAGGCCGCCGTGGGCACGGGTCCGTTCATGCTCAAGGAGATCGTTCCCGACACCTACGTGCTGCTGGTGGCCAACCCCGACTACTACCGCCCAGGCCAGCCGAAGCTGGCAGAGTTGCGCTACAACGTCGTGCCCGAGGCCTCCACCCGCGCCGCCGGCATGCGCACGGGGACCTACAACCTGATCCCCGACGTCGACCCCGCCACCGCCGAGACGCTCAAGAACGCTCGAGGCGTGACGCTCATGGGCGTCCAGGACCTCGCCTACACGCTGCTCGGCCTCAACGTCAGCCGCGCGCCCTTCAACGACCCCCTCGTGCGCGAGGCCATCAACTACGCCATCGATAGAGACGAGATCGTCGACGCCGTCTACTTCGGCAACGCCGTGCCGGGCGGTCCGCTGAGCCCCGGGCTCGAGGAATGGGCAACGCCCGTCTCGAACTTCCCCTGCTACGCCACCAACCCCGACAAGGCCCGCGAGCTCCTCGCCCAGGCCGGCTACCCGAACGGCTTCGACGCCGACCTGATCACCTTCGGCACCATCCAGGTCGTGTCCGACGTCGCGCAGGTCGTTCAGGCGCAGCTCGCCACGGTCGGCATCAGGCTCAAGGTCAACGTGGCCGAGTTCGGCGCCTTCGTGCAAGCGTGGCGCAACTCCGACTTCGATACCTTCGTGAGCCTCAACGGCGGCTCCACCGACCCGGACGGCTACCTCTACCGCACCTTCGTGACCGGCGGCTCCACCAACGTCTTCAAGTTCTCCGACCCCTCCGTGGACGAGCTCCTTAAGCTCGGCCGCACCACCACCGATCACGCCGAGCGCGTGAACATCTACGACCACCTGCAGAAGCGCCTGGCCTGCACGGGCCCCATCGCGCACATCGCCTACGGCACGCTCTTCAGCGCCGTCTCCGACAACGTGGTCGGCTTCCAGCAGCTCCCCACCCGCGGCCTGCGCTACCTTCGCGAGGTAGAGCTGCGCTGA
- a CDS encoding serine hydrolase domain-containing protein, which translates to MPFLPPDLVATLTDLADATLTGSGAPGLGLSVFTPSEVVLERGFGLRDREARLPVTPGTIFGVASVTKSFTALTALALQERGLLSIGDDVRSYFDFGRLWSEGEAPRVEHFLSHTSGLPPTPTMTWLRYASQEDDTVAAGPTLGEAKLTLVPGVMGMAPLPTGSLTLAGLEAAAAALEDGEARRRLEALAALVSDFAGLAGWLGENAAPLAPPGGLYSYSNDAFCLAGGIVARAAGAPFAAAVDREVLLPLGMRRSRFDLGGVLADADHSTLYTKDAAGAVRRSPAWQTTGVMQGGGMLKSTLADLRVYVRHLMRGGPKVRAMTAPRVSSAPGAAYGLGLAINEDHHGLRVVKHGGSLKGVSSAIGFVPELGVGVVVLCNLDGVPAEQLLTRAINACAGLPLDAAAYEPEPFLAAAAPEAATSGPDDGEATPSAAAEPFLGEYLSGEPYGRLRLYRTASGELRAQEGWPKVDLPAFVAGPDEVALVYPERRAPVRLLRDEHDEVWSAQAGRVMRRLG; encoded by the coding sequence ATGCCCTTCCTCCCACCCGACCTGGTAGCCACGCTCACCGACTTGGCGGACGCCACCCTCACCGGGAGCGGTGCACCCGGCCTTGGCCTCAGCGTCTTCACGCCCAGCGAGGTGGTGCTAGAGCGCGGCTTCGGCCTTCGCGACCGCGAGGCGCGCCTGCCCGTCACCCCCGGCACCATCTTCGGCGTGGCGAGCGTGACGAAGTCGTTCACCGCACTCACGGCGCTCGCGCTGCAGGAGCGCGGACTGTTGAGCATCGGCGACGACGTGCGGAGCTACTTCGACTTCGGCCGCCTCTGGTCGGAGGGCGAGGCGCCGCGTGTGGAGCACTTCTTAAGCCACACGAGTGGCCTGCCACCTACGCCCACCATGACGTGGCTGCGCTACGCCAGCCAGGAGGACGACACCGTGGCGGCCGGGCCGACCCTGGGCGAGGCCAAGTTGACGCTGGTGCCGGGCGTGATGGGCATGGCGCCGCTGCCCACGGGGTCCCTCACGCTTGCTGGCTTGGAAGCCGCGGCGGCCGCGCTGGAAGATGGTGAGGCGCGCCGCCGCCTGGAGGCCCTCGCCGCCTTGGTTTCCGACTTCGCCGGCCTGGCGGGCTGGCTGGGGGAGAACGCGGCGCCGCTGGCGCCGCCGGGCGGGCTCTACTCCTACAGCAACGACGCCTTCTGCCTCGCGGGCGGGATCGTGGCGCGCGCCGCGGGCGCCCCCTTCGCCGCGGCCGTGGACCGCGAGGTGCTATTGCCTCTGGGGATGCGGCGCTCGCGCTTCGACCTGGGCGGCGTGCTGGCGGACGCCGATCACTCGACGCTCTACACCAAGGACGCCGCCGGCGCCGTGCGGCGCTCGCCGGCCTGGCAGACCACCGGCGTCATGCAGGGCGGGGGCATGCTCAAGTCCACGCTGGCCGACCTGCGCGTGTACGTGCGTCACCTCATGCGAGGCGGGCCCAAGGTGCGAGCCATGACAGCGCCGCGCGTGTCCAGCGCGCCAGGCGCGGCCTACGGCCTGGGCCTGGCGATCAACGAGGACCACCACGGCCTGCGGGTGGTGAAGCACGGCGGGAGCCTGAAGGGGGTGTCGAGCGCCATCGGATTCGTGCCCGAGCTGGGCGTGGGAGTGGTGGTCCTCTGCAACCTGGACGGCGTGCCGGCCGAGCAGCTCCTCACGCGAGCGATCAACGCTTGCGCCGGGCTGCCGCTGGACGCGGCGGCCTACGAGCCCGAGCCCTTCCTGGCGGCCGCCGCCCCCGAAGCCGCCACATCGGGCCCCGACGACGGCGAGGCCACCCCGTCGGCCGCCGCCGAGCCATTCCTCGGCGAGTACCTCTCGGGCGAACCGTACGGGCGCCTGCGCCTCTACCGCACCGCGTCGGGCGAGCTGCGCGCTCAGGAAGGGTGGCCGAAGGTCGACCTTCCGGCGTTCGTGGCAGGCCCCGACGAGGTGGCGCTCGTGTATCCCGAGCGGCGCGCGCCCGTCAGACTGTTGAGGGACGAGCATGACGAGGTGTGGAGCGCCCAGGCGGGGCGCGTCATGCGGCGCCTCGGGTAA
- a CDS encoding ABC transporter permease, with amino-acid sequence MNLRRFFNRLWRNRVGFIGFVVALLVVAAAVLGPWLAPYDPLVQSIRERFQGPSAAHLLGTDNFGRDTLSRILHGYRTSVLVSLGAVAIATVVGGGLGLLAAYWGGWLDRIIMRFMDVLLAFPIILLAIAVLAVLGPGSFNTGLAIGIVYTPVFARLARGPALTVLSWDYVAAARALGGNAWRILGKHVTPNIMAPILVQVTLSLSTAILVEASLSFLGLGTQPPTPSLGLMLSESRGTMLLSPWVSVFSGLAILLASFGFNLFGDGLRDLLDPTLRDA; translated from the coding sequence GTGAATCTCCGCCGCTTCTTCAATCGCCTGTGGCGCAACCGCGTGGGGTTCATCGGCTTCGTGGTGGCGCTGTTGGTCGTCGCCGCGGCGGTGCTCGGCCCCTGGTTGGCGCCCTACGACCCGCTGGTGCAGTCGATCCGCGAGCGCTTCCAGGGCCCCAGCGCGGCGCACCTCTTGGGCACCGACAACTTCGGCCGCGACACCCTCTCGCGCATCCTGCACGGCTACCGCACGAGCGTCCTCGTGAGCCTCGGCGCCGTGGCGATCGCCACCGTCGTCGGCGGCGGGCTCGGGCTGCTGGCGGCGTACTGGGGCGGCTGGCTCGACCGCATCATCATGCGTTTCATGGACGTGCTCCTCGCCTTCCCCATCATCCTGCTCGCCATCGCCGTGCTGGCCGTCCTCGGCCCCGGGAGCTTCAACACGGGCCTGGCCATCGGCATCGTGTACACGCCCGTGTTCGCGCGCCTGGCCCGCGGGCCCGCCCTTACCGTCCTCAGTTGGGACTACGTGGCCGCCGCACGCGCCCTGGGCGGCAACGCCTGGCGCATACTGGGCAAGCACGTGACGCCCAACATCATGGCGCCCATCCTCGTGCAGGTCACGCTGTCGTTGTCGACCGCCATCCTGGTCGAGGCCTCGCTGAGCTTCCTGGGCCTGGGCACGCAGCCCCCGACCCCCTCGCTCGGCCTCATGCTCTCGGAGAGCCGAGGCACCATGCTGCTCTCGCCGTGGGTGTCGGTCTTCTCCGGCCTCGCCATCCTGCTAGCCTCGTTCGGGTTCAACCTCTTCGGCGACGGCCTGAGAGACCTGCTCGACCCCACCCTGCGCGACGCCTGA
- a CDS encoding serine hydrolase domain-containing protein, giving the protein MDRKTDPGAAERAVVAATPLLQAAIADRVTPGAVLQVAGPSGPGAAVARGAVAYGGEAVTLETRYDLASVTKVTACLPSLLRLVEAGELRLSDRVDRFFPAAGWMQEPSLGAVTVEDLALHRSGLPAWRPVFASVAGHRAVLTNVLQSSLSEPHGKNLYSDLGVIVLTAIIERVSGTPLQEFLRRQVLKPLGMSSTGFGPLPAGADVAATEDDGLRGPLAGRVHDENADAMDGVSGHAGLFATAADVTRYAQAWLRFDAPFAGEELMRHATGDLSQGEGARRGLLWRLAEEGWPLGPKASERAFGHTGFTGASVLVDPGHGLVVTLLTNRVHPRRGPADGIVSLRHALHDAVVEAFK; this is encoded by the coding sequence ATGGACCGGAAGACTGACCCAGGTGCCGCCGAGCGGGCCGTGGTGGCGGCCACGCCGCTCCTGCAGGCCGCCATCGCCGATCGCGTGACGCCCGGCGCGGTGCTACAAGTGGCCGGCCCCAGCGGCCCCGGCGCCGCCGTAGCCAGGGGCGCCGTGGCCTACGGCGGCGAGGCGGTCACCCTGGAAACCAGGTACGACCTGGCCTCGGTGACAAAGGTGACGGCCTGCCTCCCGAGCCTGCTTCGGCTGGTGGAGGCGGGCGAGTTGCGCCTGAGCGACCGCGTCGACCGCTTCTTCCCCGCCGCCGGCTGGATGCAGGAACCGTCGTTGGGCGCAGTCACGGTGGAGGACCTGGCGCTGCACCGCTCCGGGCTTCCCGCGTGGCGCCCGGTCTTCGCCTCCGTAGCGGGCCACCGCGCCGTGCTCACCAACGTCTTGCAGTCGAGCCTGAGCGAGCCACACGGCAAGAACCTCTACTCGGACCTAGGCGTCATCGTCCTCACCGCCATCATCGAGCGCGTGTCCGGAACGCCGCTCCAGGAGTTCCTGCGCCGGCAGGTGCTCAAGCCCCTGGGCATGAGCAGTACGGGCTTCGGACCGCTACCCGCGGGCGCCGACGTGGCGGCCACCGAGGACGACGGCTTGCGTGGGCCGTTGGCGGGCCGCGTCCACGACGAGAACGCCGACGCCATGGACGGCGTCTCCGGTCACGCGGGCCTGTTCGCCACCGCCGCAGACGTCACCCGCTACGCGCAAGCCTGGCTGCGGTTCGATGCGCCCTTCGCGGGCGAGGAGCTGATGCGCCACGCCACCGGCGACCTGTCGCAGGGCGAGGGCGCGCGGCGGGGGCTCTTGTGGCGCCTCGCCGAGGAGGGCTGGCCGCTGGGCCCCAAGGCGTCGGAGCGCGCCTTCGGGCACACGGGCTTCACGGGCGCCAGCGTGCTGGTGGATCCGGGCCACGGCCTAGTAGTGACGCTGCTCACGAACCGCGTGCACCCCCGCCGCGGCCCGGCCGACGGCATCGTCTCGCTCAGACACGCGCTGCATGACGCCGTGGTGGAGGCCTTCAAGTGA
- a CDS encoding monovalent cation/H+ antiporter subunit A, translating into MALTHTTAPRQDFTYTVVGASPYDEAPHPGSRVSRPPPLMTVDATLLPVLALAPFVVSALVLLLPRHARNAAAGLAGATALAGVGLAAWLYQGVTDARVLEQTWHWLPDIGLELTWRLDGLSWLFVLLITGIGALVVLYARYYMAPEDPVPRFFSYLLAFMGSMLGLVLSGNLVQLVLFWELTSLLSFLLIGYWHHNENARGGARMALAVTGLGGFFLLVGVLIIGHVVGSFDVGTVLASRDVLAASPLLTPAILFLLVGAFAKSAQFPLQFWLPHAMAAPTPVSAYLHSATMVKAGIYLMIRLWPVLAGNDTWYYTVSLAGLVTFMLGAVRATFQNDLKGILAHSTISHLGLITLLLGLSTPAAAVAAIFHTLNHATFKASLFMAAGVIDHETGTRDVRRLSGLLRHMPLTGTLAMVAAAAMAGIPLLNGFLSKEMFLTETLEFHSGSVFDRLLPLFATLGSAFSVLYSVRFIHQVFFGPEAKDLPRRPHEPVAWMRLPIELLVAVCLLVGILPAMSVGPLLRSAVVAVLGARTPDYHLELWHGFTPAFLLSLVAMALGTALYVALYRRLANREQRERPWAERARARQVFDRAMEGLVVGSAAAVRFLGTRRLQPQLFLVVAAALLAGGAPFLYQAFTGPERVAMLGGVPLTAFSWPFLVVWVFGALCAVGAAYLAKFHRLAAVILLGGAGLAVCLTFVWLSAPDLAVTQLLVEIVTTVLLLLGLRWLPRRDPQAVGEGARTEVRRASAFTRRSRARAFTRRGRDLALALVVGAGMAGLSLAAMTRPANGGIGKFFIANAYGGGGGRNVVNVILVDFRGFDTLGEITVLAVVALTVFALLRRFRPARELVGSTRQQRRQAAHDAALEGREVGDTATDYLFVPRVVMHLLFPLVALFAVHLFLRGHDQPGGGFAAGVTLAIAFIVQYMARGTRWVEERLRVLPLRWMGLGLLLAAATGVAAWLFGRPFLTSAHSYLDIPYLGRLPVASATLFDLGVFALVIGATVLMLIALAHQSIRKPRVIEPADEPSGAAADTPGANGTGGGG; encoded by the coding sequence ATGGCGCTCACACATACCACCGCGCCGCGCCAGGACTTCACTTACACCGTTGTCGGAGCCTCCCCTTATGATGAGGCGCCGCACCCGGGCAGCCGGGTTTCGCGCCCGCCGCCCCTTATGACCGTAGACGCGACCCTATTACCAGTGCTGGCCCTGGCGCCATTCGTCGTCAGCGCCCTCGTCCTGCTGCTTCCGCGCCACGCGCGCAACGCAGCGGCGGGGCTTGCCGGCGCGACCGCGCTGGCCGGTGTGGGCCTGGCGGCGTGGCTCTACCAGGGCGTCACCGACGCCCGCGTGCTCGAGCAGACGTGGCACTGGCTGCCCGACATCGGGCTCGAGCTCACCTGGCGCCTCGACGGCCTGAGCTGGCTTTTCGTGCTGCTCATCACGGGCATAGGCGCCCTGGTGGTGCTGTACGCGCGCTACTACATGGCGCCCGAGGACCCCGTGCCGCGCTTCTTCTCGTACCTGCTGGCCTTCATGGGCTCGATGCTCGGGCTCGTGCTGTCGGGCAACCTCGTGCAGCTCGTCCTGTTCTGGGAACTCACGAGCCTACTCTCGTTCCTCCTGATCGGCTACTGGCACCACAACGAGAACGCTCGCGGCGGGGCCCGCATGGCCCTGGCGGTCACCGGCCTGGGCGGCTTCTTCCTGCTGGTGGGCGTGCTCATCATCGGCCACGTGGTCGGCAGCTTCGACGTGGGCACCGTGCTGGCCTCTCGCGACGTCCTCGCGGCCAGCCCCCTGCTCACGCCCGCCATCCTCTTCCTGCTGGTGGGCGCGTTCGCCAAGAGCGCGCAGTTCCCGCTGCAGTTCTGGCTGCCGCACGCCATGGCGGCGCCCACGCCCGTGTCGGCCTACCTGCACTCGGCCACCATGGTCAAGGCGGGCATCTACCTGATGATCCGCCTGTGGCCCGTGCTGGCCGGGAACGACACCTGGTACTACACCGTCAGCCTGGCGGGCCTCGTCACTTTCATGCTGGGCGCCGTCAGGGCCACGTTCCAGAACGACCTCAAGGGTATCTTGGCGCACTCGACCATCAGCCACTTAGGCCTCATCACCCTCCTGCTCGGCCTCTCCACCCCGGCCGCCGCCGTCGCGGCCATCTTCCACACCCTCAACCACGCCACGTTCAAGGCCTCGCTGTTCATGGCGGCGGGCGTCATCGACCACGAGACGGGCACCCGCGACGTGCGGCGCCTGAGCGGCCTCCTGAGGCACATGCCGCTGACGGGCACGCTGGCCATGGTGGCCGCGGCGGCCATGGCCGGCATCCCCCTCCTCAACGGCTTCCTCTCCAAGGAGATGTTCCTCACCGAGACGCTGGAGTTCCACTCGGGCTCCGTCTTCGACCGGCTCTTGCCGCTCTTCGCCACGCTCGGCAGCGCGTTCAGCGTCCTCTACTCGGTGAGGTTCATCCACCAGGTCTTCTTTGGGCCCGAGGCCAAGGACCTGCCCAGGCGGCCGCACGAGCCAGTGGCCTGGATGCGCCTGCCCATCGAGTTGCTAGTCGCCGTCTGCTTGCTGGTGGGGATCCTTCCCGCCATGTCGGTGGGGCCGCTGCTGCGCTCGGCCGTGGTGGCGGTGCTGGGCGCCAGGACGCCCGACTACCACCTCGAGCTGTGGCACGGCTTCACGCCCGCCTTCCTGCTCTCCCTAGTGGCCATGGCGTTGGGCACGGCGCTGTACGTGGCGCTCTACCGCCGCCTCGCCAACCGCGAGCAGCGCGAGCGCCCGTGGGCGGAGCGCGCGCGGGCCCGGCAGGTGTTCGACCGCGCCATGGAGGGCCTGGTGGTGGGTTCGGCCGCCGCCGTGCGCTTCCTCGGCACCAGGCGGCTGCAGCCGCAACTCTTCCTGGTCGTCGCCGCCGCGCTGCTGGCGGGCGGGGCGCCGTTCTTGTACCAGGCGTTCACCGGGCCGGAGAGGGTGGCCATGCTGGGAGGGGTGCCGCTGACGGCGTTCTCCTGGCCGTTCCTCGTGGTCTGGGTGTTCGGCGCCTTGTGCGCGGTGGGCGCGGCGTACCTCGCCAAGTTCCACCGCCTCGCCGCCGTCATCCTCCTGGGCGGGGCCGGCTTGGCCGTGTGCCTCACGTTCGTGTGGCTGTCGGCGCCCGACCTGGCCGTCACGCAGTTGCTGGTCGAGATCGTGACCACCGTGCTCCTCCTCCTGGGCCTGCGCTGGTTGCCGCGGCGCGACCCGCAGGCCGTGGGCGAAGGGGCCCGCACTGAGGTCCGGCGCGCCAGCGCTTTCACGCGCCGTAGCCGCGCCCGCGCTTTCACGCGCCGTGGCCGCGACCTCGCCCTGGCGCTCGTCGTCGGCGCCGGCATGGCCGGCCTGTCGCTGGCCGCCATGACGCGGCCCGCGAACGGCGGCATCGGCAAGTTCTTCATCGCCAACGCCTATGGGGGTGGCGGCGGGCGCAACGTCGTCAACGTCATCCTCGTCGACTTCCGCGGGTTCGACACGCTGGGTGAGATCACGGTGTTGGCCGTGGTGGCGCTGACCGTCTTCGCGCTGCTCAGGCGCTTCAGGCCCGCGCGCGAGCTCGTCGGCAGCACCCGCCAGCAGCGGCGCCAGGCGGCCCACGATGCGGCGCTCGAGGGCCGGGAGGTGGGCGACACGGCCACCGACTACCTGTTCGTGCCCCGCGTGGTCATGCACCTGCTCTTCCCCCTCGTGGCGCTGTTCGCCGTCCACCTCTTCCTGCGCGGCCACGACCAGCCGGGCGGGGGCTTCGCGGCCGGGGTCACCTTGGCGATCGCCTTCATCGTCCAGTACATGGCGCGCGGAACCCGCTGGGTGGAGGAGCGGCTGCGGGTCCTGCCGCTGCGCTGGATGGGTTTGGGCCTCCTCCTCGCGGCGGCCACGGGCGTGGCCGCGTGGCTCTTCGGCCGGCCGTTCCTCACCTCGGCGCACTCCTACCTGGACATCCCCTACCTGGGCCGCTTACCCGTCGCCTCGGCCACGCTCTTCGACCTCGGAGTGTTCGCTCTGGTGATCGGCGCCACCGTGCTCATGCTCATCGCGTTGGCGCACCAGTCGATCCGCAAACCGCGCGTCATCGAACCTGCCGACGAGCCGAGCGGCGCGGCGGCCGATACACCCGGCGCCAACGGCACGGGCGGGGGCGGCTGA
- a CDS encoding ABC transporter permease, with protein sequence MFQYTVRRLLDLIVVLLGVSVLVFAMVRFIPGDAVAIMLGANVDITPDRVEALRHQIGLDLPAYQQYWNWLTGVLRGDLGTSIWTGTPVLTEIRARLLPTFEITFLALVLALVLAIPLGVLAARTRGTGGDVVVRILAIIGLTLPSFWVGVLFLYFFSLYIPAWPAIGYVPFTEDPLGNLARVALPTVAVSLPMVAGITRILRSSLLEVMSSDYVRTARSKGVSERRVLYKHALRNALIPTVTVIGVQLGYLLSGVVVIEQVFAIPGVGRLMLGAINERNYPLLQGVVLIVTGIFVVVNLLVDLTYAWIDPRVEYV encoded by the coding sequence ATGTTCCAGTACACCGTCAGGCGCCTACTAGACCTGATCGTCGTGCTGCTCGGGGTCTCGGTCCTCGTGTTTGCGATGGTGCGCTTCATCCCGGGTGACGCCGTGGCCATCATGTTGGGCGCCAACGTCGACATCACGCCCGACCGGGTGGAGGCGTTGAGGCACCAGATCGGCCTCGACCTGCCGGCGTACCAGCAGTACTGGAACTGGCTCACGGGGGTGCTGCGGGGCGACCTCGGCACCTCCATCTGGACGGGCACGCCCGTGCTTACCGAGATCAGGGCGCGGCTGCTCCCCACCTTCGAGATCACGTTCCTGGCCCTCGTCCTCGCCCTCGTGCTCGCGATCCCGCTCGGCGTCTTAGCCGCGCGGACGCGGGGCACGGGCGGGGACGTGGTGGTGAGGATCCTCGCCATCATCGGCCTCACCCTGCCCTCCTTCTGGGTGGGGGTACTGTTCCTCTATTTCTTCTCGCTCTACATCCCCGCGTGGCCGGCCATCGGTTACGTGCCGTTCACGGAGGACCCGCTCGGCAACCTGGCCCGCGTGGCGCTCCCCACCGTGGCCGTGAGCCTGCCGATGGTGGCGGGCATCACGCGTATCTTGCGTTCCAGCCTCCTCGAGGTCATGTCGAGCGATTACGTGCGCACCGCCCGCTCCAAGGGCGTGAGCGAGCGGCGTGTCCTCTACAAGCACGCCCTGCGCAACGCTCTCATCCCGACCGTGACCGTCATCGGCGTGCAGCTCGGCTACCTCCTCTCGGGCGTGGTCGTCATAGAGCAGGTGTTCGCCATTCCCGGCGTGGGCCGGCTCATGTTGGGAGCCATCAACGAGCGCAACTACCCGCTGCTGCAGGGCGTCGTGCTCATCGTTACCGGCATCTTCGTGGTGGTGAACCTGCTCGTCGACCTCACCTATGCCTGGATCGACCCGCGCGTGGAGTACGTGTGA